The segment GAGCTGGTGGAGCTGCGGGCGATGATCCGGCCGGCCGAGGACGTCGCGCTCTACCGCGGCGAGATGGACCGCTGGCCCGAGTTCGACCCGAAGGGCTGGCAGCGGCCGCGGCAGGAGTTCATCGCCGACAACAGCGCCTGCCACCAGGACATCCTGGGCCGGCTGGGCGCCGGCGGTCCGCTGACCTCCCGCGACCTGCCGGACAGCTGCGTCCGGCCCTGGAAGTCCAGCGGCTGGACGAACAACCGCAACGTCAGCCAGCTGCTGGAGTTCATGGTGCTGCGGGGCGAGGTCGCGGTGGCCGGGCGGCGCGGCAACGACCGGCTCTGGGACCTGGCCGGGCGGATCTACCCGGAGACCCGCCCGGTGCCGGTGGAGACGGCGACCCGGACCCGCAACGAACGCCGGCTGCGCGCGCTCGGCCTGGCCCGGGCCCGCGGGCCGGAGTGCCCGGTCGAGCCGGCCGACGTCGCCGAGGTCGGCGAGCCGGCCGAGATCGAGGGCGTGAAGGGCGAGTGGCGGGTCGATCCGTCCTATCTGGACGGTCCGTTCGCCGGGCGGACCGCGCTGCTGTCGCCGTTCGACCGGCTGGTGCACGACCGCAAGCGGATGGTCGAGATCTTCGAGTACGACTACGCGCTGGAGATCTACAAGCCCGCGGCCAGGCGGCGCTGGGGCTACTACGCCCTGCCGATCCTGCACGGCGACCGCCTGGTCGGGAAGCTCGATGCGACCGCCGACCGCAAGGCCGGTGTGCTGCGGGTCGACGCGATCCACGAGGACGTCCCGTTCACCAAGGCGATGACGAAGTCCGTCGGCGCCGAGATCGACGATCTCGCCGGCTGGCTCGCCCTCGAGGTCAGCGGTCCTCGCTGATCCTGCGTCCGTTCGGAGGGGTCACGGGCGCCCTCTACGCGAGCCGCTAGGACGTCAGCTCGGCCCGGACGAAGTCGATCTCGCGGCTGACGTAGTCGACGATGTCGCCGGTCTTGAGGTGGGCCGGCAGCACGTCCCAGGTGTACGTCTCGATCTCCAGGTGGTCCGACAGCGGCGTGGCCCGGTGCAGGCGCAGGGCGTCCTGCACCGAGGACCGCGTCGTCCGGAACGGGCCGAGCTCGGCCAGGAACACCGGGACGTGGAAGTGCGTCCGCAGCTCGGCCGGTCGCGGGTCCATCTCGTACGCGTCCAGCGCCTCGCCCAGGTGCAGGAAGTGCCGGGCCTCGCCGTCCTGCCGCAGCACCGACTGGCTCAGGTAGATCGTGTCGGTGAAGACCCGCAGGTCCGGCACGACCGCCGGGGT is part of the Mycobacteriales bacterium genome and harbors:
- a CDS encoding crosslink repair DNA glycosylase YcaQ family protein, whose translation is MSVHRLTRAQARRIAVRAQLLDAQRPAGLLELVRHLTLLQLDPTAAVTPSADLVAWSRLGSAYSPADLAAALDRRELVELRAMIRPAEDVALYRGEMDRWPEFDPKGWQRPRQEFIADNSACHQDILGRLGAGGPLTSRDLPDSCVRPWKSSGWTNNRNVSQLLEFMVLRGEVAVAGRRGNDRLWDLAGRIYPETRPVPVETATRTRNERRLRALGLARARGPECPVEPADVAEVGEPAEIEGVKGEWRVDPSYLDGPFAGRTALLSPFDRLVHDRKRMVEIFEYDYALEIYKPAARRRWGYYALPILHGDRLVGKLDATADRKAGVLRVDAIHEDVPFTKAMTKSVGAEIDDLAGWLALEVSGPR